The Halorussus gelatinilyticus genome contains the following window.
CCGAGGAGGTTGACCTCGGCGGGCGCGTCCTGCTCCCCGGTTTCATCGACGCCCACACCCACCTCTCGCACGTCGGGCGCTCGCTGGTCTACGCCGACCTCGCGGCGGCCGACTCGCCCGACGACAGCGTGGCCCTGCTCGCCGACTCCGCGGACGACGGTGACGCGAGCGACGCCGAGGGAGACGACGCCGACGACTGGATTCTCGGCTTCGGCTACGACGAGAGCACGTGGGAGGAATCGCGCTACCTGACTCGCGAGGACTTGGACCGCGTCTCGACCGAGCGCCCGGTCGCGGCGTTCCGCGAGGACATGCACATCGCGGCGGTCAACTCGGTCGCGCTCGACCGCTACGCCGCCGCGATGCCCGACGACGACGTGCAGACGGAGGGCGGCGACCCGACCGGCGTCGTCGTGGAGGAGGCGGTGGACGTCATCTACGAGGCCATCGAACCGGACGCCGACGAGATGCGGACGCTGCTCGACGCGGCACAGCGCGAGGCCCACCGGAAGGGCGTCACGGGCGTCCACGACATGGTCCGCCAGTCGCGCGCCCCGGCGGTCTACCGGCAGATGGAACTCGACGGCGACCTCGCGCTCCGGGTGCGAATCAACTACTGGTCGGACCACCTCGACGCCGTCGTGGAGACCGGTCTCCGGACCAACCACGGGAGCGAGTTCGTCCGGACCGGCGCGATAAAGACGTTCACCGACGGGAGTCTCGGCGGTCGGACCGCGAAGCTCTCGGAACCGTACGCGGACGCTGACGAATCGGAAACCGGCCAGTGGGTCGTCGCGCCCGACGAGTTACGCGACCTCGTCGGCGAGGCCGACGACGCCGACCTCCAGTTGACCGCCCACGCCATCGGCGACGAGGCGGTCGAGGAGGTCCTGTCGGCCTACGAGGAGACCGGCGACCCCGCCGCCTCGCGCCATCGCGTCGAACACGCCGAGTTGGTCGGCGACGAGAGCCTCGACCGATTCGCCGACAGCGGGGTCGTCGCGTCGGTTCAGCCGAACTTCCTCAAGTGGGCCCAAGAGGGCGGCCTCTACGACGACCGCCTCGGGTCCGAGCGCCGCGAGCGGTCGAACCGCTACGCCGACCTGCTGGACGCCGGCGCGCACCTCGCGTTCGGGAGCGACTGCATGCCGATGGACCCGCTGTTCGGCGTCCACCAGACCGTCAACGCGCCCGAGGAGCGCCAGCGACTCTCGGTGACCGAGGCGCTCCGGGCGTACACGCGGGGCGCGGCCTACGCCGGGTTCGACGAGGACCGACTCGGCACCGTCGAGGCGGGCAAGAAGGCCGACTTCACCGTGCTGGAGCGCTCGCCGTGGGACCACCCCGAGGACATCGAGAGCATCGACGTGGCGATGACGGTCGTGGACGGCGACGCGGTGTACGACACTCGGAACTGAGGCGAGGGCGCTCTTAACCTTCGAATCTGGGATTTCGCACCCTACTTTTCCGCATTTCCACCCCACTACCCGGTAGTAAACGTCTATTATTTAGGTTCGGTGCCGGGGTTCGTCGGTTACTATTCACTCACAACCTACTGAAAACGCAAAGCGAGTCCACCGGCGGGCTATGAAGAGAAAATACTTTCAATACCGGCGACCGAAGTTTGTCACAATCGTAGGTGGCTGACTGTGCCAAAAATGGAAACGGCGGACATCGAAACCGACCTGAGCCTCTTCAAGTACGACAACCTCGAACAGTTGCCCGACGCCTATCGGGAACTGGACGAAGACGAGAGAACCGACCGCATCGAGGCCGCGAAGCGGGAGTTGGGCGACGACCTCGTGATACTGGGCCACAACTACCAGCGAAGGGAGATAGTCGAACACGCCGACTTCGTCGGCGACTCCTACCAGTTGAGCGTCGAGGCCGCGAACGCGGACGCGGAGTACGTGGTCTTCGGCGGCGTGACGTTCATGGCCGAGTCGGCGGACATCATCACCGACGACGACCAGACCGTGATTCTTCCCTCGATGGAGGCCTCCTGTCCCATGGCCGGGATGGCCGAGGCCCTACAGGTGGACGCCGCTTGGGCCGAGATAACGAACGCGGCCCCCGACGCCGAGATTATCCCCATCACGTACATGAACTCCTACGCCGACCTGAAGGCGTTCTGCGCCGAGCAGGGCGGGGCGGTCTGCACCTCCTCGAACGCCCACGAGGTGTTCGAGTGGGCCTTCGACCGGGGCGACAAGGTACTGTTCCTGCCCGACAAGCACCTCGGGGAGAACACCGCCCACCGCCTCGGGATGGGAGACGACATCGCCGAGTGGGACCCGTGGGACCCCGAGGGCAAGTCGGCCGAGGAAGTGGCCGACAGCGACATCGTGCTATGGGACGGCTACTGTCAAGTCCACGAGCGATTCCGCGTGGACCACGTCGAGCGGATTCGCGACGAGCATCCCGACGCCAAGGTCGTCGTCCACCCCGAGTGCAGGCGCGAGGTCGTCGAGGCCGCGGACGAGGCCGGTTCGACCGCGACCATCACGCGGACCGTCGAGGACGCCGACCCCGGCGAGACGTGGGCCATCGGCACCGAGATTCACCTCACGAACCACCTCCAGCGGTGGCACCCCGAGGTGAACGTCCTGCCGCTCTGCGGGGAGGCGTGTATGGACTGCAACGCGATGCGCCAGATAGACCCCAACTACCTGACGTGGGTGCTGGAGGAGTTGGTCGCGGGCCGCGAGCGCAACGTCATCGAGGTCGCGCCCCGCGAGGCCGAACTGGCGAACGTGGCGATGGAGCGCATGCTGGAGATATGACCATGACGGGCGAGACAGACGCGACTCCGGAAGCCGCCGAAACGGACGTTCTCGTGGTCGGGAGCGGCGTCGCCGGCTGTGCGACTGCGCTCTCGGCCGCGCGCGAGGGTGCCGACGTGCTGGTCGTCACGAAGGCGACCCGGCCCGAGGAGACGACCTCCCACTGGGCGCAGGGCGGGGTCGCCACGACGCGCTCGGACCCCGAGACGTTCGAGCGCGACATCCTCGCGGCCAGCGCCGACACCGCCGACCCCGAGGCGGTCGAGGTGCTGGTCGAAGAATCGCGCGACGCCGTCGAGGACGTGCTGGTCGAGACGCTGGACGTGCCCTTCGACCGCGCGACGGGGGAGGACGCGGACCGAGCGGGCGCGGACGCCGACTTCGACTACGGCCGAGAGGCCGCCCACTCGGAACCTCGCATCCTCCACGTCGATGCCAGCACGGGCAAGCACGTCCTCGGGCCGTTCCTCTCGCACCTCGACGACCACGAGCGCGTGACCGTGCGGGAGGACACCGCCGCGCTCGACCTCATAACCCGCGAGGGCCGGGTTCACGGCGCGGTCGTGGACGGTGGCCGAGACGACGCGACCGAACCCGAACCGGTCTTCGCCGGCGCGACGGTCCTCGCCACGGGCGGCATCGGTGCGCTGTACGAGAACTCCACGAATCCCGAGACTGCGACCGGCGACGGGATAGCGATGGCGGCGCTCGCGGGGGCCGATGTCGAGGACATGGCCTACGTGCAGTTCCACCCCACCGCGTATGCAGGCAGCGAGGCGCGGAGCGCCTCGAAGCGGAGCGGTGAAGCCGCGAAGCGGGACGACCCCTTCCTCGTCAGCGAGGCGGTCCGCGGGGAGGGCGCGCTCCTCCGGAACGCCGACGGCGAGCGGTTCATGCCCGACTACCACGACGACGCCGAGTTAGCGCCTCGGGACGTGGTGGCCCGCGCCGTCGCGGACGAACGCGAGGCGACCGGCGAGGTCCGACTGGACGTGAGTCCCCTCGACTTCGAGTCGGAGTTCCCGGACCTCGCCGCGAAGTGCGAGGCCCGCGGCGTGGACTGGTCCGAGGGCATCCCGGTCGAACCGAGCGAACACTTCCTCTGCGGCGGCATCGCGGTGGACGACCGCGGGCGGACGAATCTGGACCGCCTGTTCGCGGTCGGCGAGTGCGCCCGGACCGGCGTCCACGGCGCGAACCGCCTCGCGTCCACGAGTCTGCTGGAGGGGTTGGTCTGGGGCCTGCGCGCCGGGGAGTCGGCCGCCGGTCACGCCCCCGAGCGCGTCGAAGCGCCCGACCTCCGCGACAGCGACCCCGACCTGCCCTCGGGGTTCGCCCGCGAGAAGTTCGTCCGCTTGCGCCGGGTGATGGACGAGCGAGTGGGCATCCGTCGGACGCCCGACGGACTCCGGCGCGCGACCGCGGTCCTCCGGCGACTCAAGGGCGAAGTGGACGCCTACACCCGGACACGCACGTCGCGGAGCCTCTACGAACTCCGGAACGCCAGCGTGGTCGCGCTGCTGGTCGCCCGCGACGCGCTGGACGCCGAACCGGTCGGCTGTCACGCGCTCGCGGAGGAATCAACGGAGGTCTCAGCGAATGCGAGTGACTGACCGCAAAGTCGAGGACTGGCTCCGCGAGGACGTGGGTCACCGCGACGTGACCAACCACGTCCCCGGCGAGACGACGGGGAGACTCGTCGCCAAGCAGTCGGGCGTCGCGGCCGGACTCGACGCCGCGACGGCGGTCTTCGACTACCTCGGCGCGGACTGCGAGGCGACCGTCGAGGCGGGCGACCACATCGAGACCGGTGATGCGCTACTGGAGGTCGCTGGCGACGCGGCGTCGGTCCTGCGAGGCGAGCGCGTCGCGGTCAACGTCGCGGGCCACGCCTCGGGCGTCGCCACCGCGACCCGGCGGGCCGTGGACCTCGCGGACGAGGTCGGCGAGGTAGCCATCGCGGGCACCCGCAAGACCACGCCCGGACTGCGCGGCGTCGAGAAGCGCGCCATCGCGGCGGGCGGCGGCGACACCCACCGACTCACCCTCTCGGGGATGGTGATGGTCAAGGACAACCACGTCGCCGAGATGGGACTGGAGAACGCGGTCCGGCACTTCCGCGAGCAGAAGTCGTTCGCCACCAAAATCGAGGTCGAGGTCGAGCGCCCGGACGACGCGCGGCGGGCCGCCGACGCCGGAGCCGACATCGTGCTGTTGGACAACATGACGCCCGACGAAGTGCGAGAGGGCGTGGCGGCGTTACCCGACGAGGTGCTGGCGGAGGCCAGCGGCGGTATCCGCTTCGAGGACGTGCCCGACTACGCCGCGACTGGCGTGGACGTGATTTCGATGGGGGCGCTGACGCACTCGGCGGACTCGCTGGACCTGTCGTTCAGGACCGGGGAGTAGCTGAAGACAATTGTATATCCGTTCGAGCAATTATTTCGTTTCTTTCCGGTGGGTGTAGATTGGTTACGGTGGTCGGGAGTGGCGGACGGGCGCGCCGCGTTCGCGCCGCGCCCACCGCACGCGCCGGACCGGAAATTCGGTTTTGCAGAACCGGTTTCCGAATTCTCGAACCGCTACTCCAGCAGATTCCGGCCGGTCATCGCTTCGGGCTGGTCCACACCAATCAGCGACAGCAGCGTCGGCGCGACGTCACAGAGCGACCCGCCCTCGCGGACGCGCTTGCCGGCGCTGTCGTTCTCGGGGGACAGGTAGACCAGCGGGACCAGATTGTAGGTGTGGGCGGTGTGGGGGTCCTCCGGCGTCCCCATGTCGTCGGCGTTGCCGTGGTCGGCGGTGACGAGCGCGTGCCCGCCCGCCGCTTCGACCGCCGCGACGAGGCGGCCCAACTGCTCGTCCACGGCCTCGACGGCCTCGACCGCGGCGTCGAAGTCGCCCGTGTGGCCCACCATGTCCGGGTTCGCGTAGTTGAGGACCAGCACGTCGGGGTCGTCGCTCTCGATGGTCTCGATGGCGGTGTCGGTGACCCCCTCGGCGCTCATCTCGGGTCGCTGGTCGTAGGTCGGCACGTCGGGAGACTCGACGATTTTGCGGACCTCGCCGTCGAACTCGACTTCCCGGCCGCCGTTCAGGAAGTAGGTGACGTGGGCGTACTTCTCCGATTCGGCGATGCGCAGTTGCGTGAGACCGTTCTCCGCCAGCACCTCGCCGAGCGTGTCCGCGGGCTGGTGGGGCGGGAACGCCACCGGCAGGTCGAACTCCGCGTCGTACTGGGTCATCGTCGCCAGCAGAATCTCGGGCGGCGAGGTGTCGAACTCCCACACGGAGTCGATGTCGTCTCGCGGCTCCGCCGCTTGACCGTCCGAGGCGTGCTGCGCCTCGCTACCCGCGAGCATCCGGGTGAGCTGTCTGGCGCGGTCGGCCCGGAAGTTGAAGAAGACGGCGGCGTCGCCGTCCTCCATCGCGGTACCGCCCGCCACGAGCGTCGGCTCCACGAACTCGTCGGTCGTGTCCCGTTCGTAGCTCCGTTCGACGGCTTCGACCGCCGACTCGGCCTCGTGGTCGGCCTCGCGGTTCACGATGGCGTCGTAGGCGCGCTTCGTGCGCTCCCAGTTCTGATCGCGGTCCATCGCGTAGTAGCGCCCCGAGACGGTCGCCACGTCGCCCGTGCCCTCGCGGTCGATGACCGACTGGAGGTCCCCGAGGAACTCCGCGCCGCTCCTCGGCGGGGTGTCCCGCCCGTCGGTGAACGCGTGCGTCACGGCGTCGACCCCGCGCTCGGCGGCCAACTCGATGAGCGCGTAGAGGTGCCTCTGGTCGGAGTGGACGCCGCCCTCGCTCACGAGTCCCGTGAAGTGAACCCGGCCGTCGTTCTCTCGTGCGTAGTCGAACGCCGACGCGATGGCCTCGTTGTCCCCCAGCTCGCCGTTCTCGATGGCGTCTTCGATGCGGGTGTACTCCTGCTTGACCACCCGGCCCGCGCCGATGTTGAGGTGGCCGACCTCGCTGTTGCCCATCTGGCCCTCGGGAAGGCCGACCCGCCGCCCGGTCACGTTCAGCGTGCCGTACGCGCCCGCCTCGGCGTACCGGTCGAAGTTCGGCGTGTCGGCGGCTTCGATGGCGTTTCGTCCACCGTCTTCGCTTCCGAGTCCCCACCCGTCGAGTACGATGAGCGCGGCTTTCATGCGCGAAGGCAGGGCGTCGCGTCCTAACTACTCTTCGGCTTCGAAAACGCATGTCGCCCGGCGAGCGCGTCTGCGGAGAGGCGAGCACCTCTCACAGAATTGGGAATCGTGAACCGAAGCATTTCATAGACGTTCCCGTAAGAAAATTAATATATCTTCATAGCAAAATCCTCGGCGGAGGTGAGAGAGAATGCTCAAGCTTCTGAGCGTGGGCGTGTTCGGTAGCTGCGGAACCGCCCTGTGTGACAGATACGACGACTAACGTTACCCGTTTCCGATTTTTGACCGAAGTCGAACTCCGACCCGCCAGAACGTGCTCGATTCGAGCGCATCCCGGAGCGCTTCGACCGCGACCTTTTTCGGTTCCGGGTCGCATGGCGAGATGTATGACTCTCGACCCGGTGCATTTCGACGGCATCGCGGGGTTGGCCGACCGCATCGACTACGACGCCGAGGACGAAGACCACCGGGACGCCGCCGAAGACGTGTGGGACCACTACCTCGACCCGCTGTACGGCGACGCCACCGAGCCGATTCTCGAACCGCTCGGCGACCAGTCGCGCCGTAGAGCCAACTGCGAGGACATCGCGCTCGAAGAGCCGCCCTTTCCGACGACGCACGGGCTCGACTCCGGGACGCTGAACCCCCGGCCGTTCAAGAACGGACTCGTCCTCGACGTGGCTCACGCCGCGATGAGCGCCACGCCGTCGGAGTTGGACCTCCACGACTGCCGGACCGTCGTCAAGGCGCTTCACTCGAACGACACCTCGAAGAAGTTCGGCACGGAGTGGGAGGAGTACGGCGAGGGAAGCAAACGCCGCATCGTCCACACGCATCTGCCCCAAAATCAGTACGAGGAGGACGTGGTCCACGCGCTCGCGCTCTACCTCGCCGAGAGCAGTCACGCGCTCGAACACGCCGACCGCGTGAGCGAATTCCTGCTCCTCGACGGTCCCATCTACCCGAAGGGCGTCCTGCGGTGGTATTCGCGGAGTTCGGTCCTGACCGACCTGTTCGAGGACTCCGAACACGTCGCTCGAATCCTCGAA
Protein-coding sequences here:
- a CDS encoding amidohydrolase, with the protein product MTAAADCIFTNAEVRTLDDEDTTAEAVAVRDGEIVRVGEAYELDFLNGVETEEVDLGGRVLLPGFIDAHTHLSHVGRSLVYADLAAADSPDDSVALLADSADDGDASDAEGDDADDWILGFGYDESTWEESRYLTREDLDRVSTERPVAAFREDMHIAAVNSVALDRYAAAMPDDDVQTEGGDPTGVVVEEAVDVIYEAIEPDADEMRTLLDAAQREAHRKGVTGVHDMVRQSRAPAVYRQMELDGDLALRVRINYWSDHLDAVVETGLRTNHGSEFVRTGAIKTFTDGSLGGRTAKLSEPYADADESETGQWVVAPDELRDLVGEADDADLQLTAHAIGDEAVEEVLSAYEETGDPAASRHRVEHAELVGDESLDRFADSGVVASVQPNFLKWAQEGGLYDDRLGSERRERSNRYADLLDAGAHLAFGSDCMPMDPLFGVHQTVNAPEERQRLSVTEALRAYTRGAAYAGFDEDRLGTVEAGKKADFTVLERSPWDHPEDIESIDVAMTVVDGDAVYDTRN
- the nadA gene encoding quinolinate synthase NadA translates to MPKMETADIETDLSLFKYDNLEQLPDAYRELDEDERTDRIEAAKRELGDDLVILGHNYQRREIVEHADFVGDSYQLSVEAANADAEYVVFGGVTFMAESADIITDDDQTVILPSMEASCPMAGMAEALQVDAAWAEITNAAPDAEIIPITYMNSYADLKAFCAEQGGAVCTSSNAHEVFEWAFDRGDKVLFLPDKHLGENTAHRLGMGDDIAEWDPWDPEGKSAEEVADSDIVLWDGYCQVHERFRVDHVERIRDEHPDAKVVVHPECRREVVEAADEAGSTATITRTVEDADPGETWAIGTEIHLTNHLQRWHPEVNVLPLCGEACMDCNAMRQIDPNYLTWVLEELVAGRERNVIEVAPREAELANVAMERMLEI
- a CDS encoding L-aspartate oxidase, which translates into the protein MTGETDATPEAAETDVLVVGSGVAGCATALSAAREGADVLVVTKATRPEETTSHWAQGGVATTRSDPETFERDILAASADTADPEAVEVLVEESRDAVEDVLVETLDVPFDRATGEDADRAGADADFDYGREAAHSEPRILHVDASTGKHVLGPFLSHLDDHERVTVREDTAALDLITREGRVHGAVVDGGRDDATEPEPVFAGATVLATGGIGALYENSTNPETATGDGIAMAALAGADVEDMAYVQFHPTAYAGSEARSASKRSGEAAKRDDPFLVSEAVRGEGALLRNADGERFMPDYHDDAELAPRDVVARAVADEREATGEVRLDVSPLDFESEFPDLAAKCEARGVDWSEGIPVEPSEHFLCGGIAVDDRGRTNLDRLFAVGECARTGVHGANRLASTSLLEGLVWGLRAGESAAGHAPERVEAPDLRDSDPDLPSGFAREKFVRLRRVMDERVGIRRTPDGLRRATAVLRRLKGEVDAYTRTRTSRSLYELRNASVVALLVARDALDAEPVGCHALAEESTEVSANASD
- the nadC gene encoding carboxylating nicotinate-nucleotide diphosphorylase; this encodes MRVTDRKVEDWLREDVGHRDVTNHVPGETTGRLVAKQSGVAAGLDAATAVFDYLGADCEATVEAGDHIETGDALLEVAGDAASVLRGERVAVNVAGHASGVATATRRAVDLADEVGEVAIAGTRKTTPGLRGVEKRAIAAGGGDTHRLTLSGMVMVKDNHVAEMGLENAVRHFREQKSFATKIEVEVERPDDARRAADAGADIVLLDNMTPDEVREGVAALPDEVLAEASGGIRFEDVPDYAATGVDVISMGALTHSADSLDLSFRTGE
- the gpmI gene encoding 2,3-bisphosphoglycerate-independent phosphoglycerate mutase, with translation MKAALIVLDGWGLGSEDGGRNAIEAADTPNFDRYAEAGAYGTLNVTGRRVGLPEGQMGNSEVGHLNIGAGRVVKQEYTRIEDAIENGELGDNEAIASAFDYARENDGRVHFTGLVSEGGVHSDQRHLYALIELAAERGVDAVTHAFTDGRDTPPRSGAEFLGDLQSVIDREGTGDVATVSGRYYAMDRDQNWERTKRAYDAIVNREADHEAESAVEAVERSYERDTTDEFVEPTLVAGGTAMEDGDAAVFFNFRADRARQLTRMLAGSEAQHASDGQAAEPRDDIDSVWEFDTSPPEILLATMTQYDAEFDLPVAFPPHQPADTLGEVLAENGLTQLRIAESEKYAHVTYFLNGGREVEFDGEVRKIVESPDVPTYDQRPEMSAEGVTDTAIETIESDDPDVLVLNYANPDMVGHTGDFDAAVEAVEAVDEQLGRLVAAVEAAGGHALVTADHGNADDMGTPEDPHTAHTYNLVPLVYLSPENDSAGKRVREGGSLCDVAPTLLSLIGVDQPEAMTGRNLLE
- a CDS encoding DNA double-strand break repair nuclease NurA, producing MTLDPVHFDGIAGLADRIDYDAEDEDHRDAAEDVWDHYLDPLYGDATEPILEPLGDQSRRRANCEDIALEEPPFPTTHGLDSGTLNPRPFKNGLVLDVAHAAMSATPSELDLHDCRTVVKALHSNDTSKKFGTEWEEYGEGSKRRIVHTHLPQNQYEEDVVHALALYLAESSHALEHADRVSEFLLLDGPIYPKGVLRWYSRSSVLTDLFEDSEHVARILENYVELVETFAEREVPLAGFVKNVSAKSIVRTLKRETDFGPVPWAHDAGLFAQILERRELVDGEFERLTDDLTLTNWFESRTGLDGFFDDPDNDHVDRKLDPDEYAVTFCVVYDPRRDLVFKIEAPKVFTRDEATRERIERQILQEVALQRGPPRAIAKADDLAAIDRGSADSLVESFERSLNTELDENYDAVRWGRDY